From Pseudobdellovibrio exovorus JSS, a single genomic window includes:
- a CDS encoding SpoIID/LytB domain-containing protein yields the protein MHHVFHLVFLLCATFLSLQSFAAETPALIRIRVLADLSTFPELQQVQLKKISPRIWSLNGDSLMIDGKPLATSNLIHQKSNGKFDVISLVEFNEYLAGVVTGEMPSSWPLEALKAQAVVARSYALSRIAERQNQIYHLDGDHLDQVYRPQSSKKARAAVLATDGVVLKKQTGGILKAYYHADCGGHTVDASSVWGSGEYNSGTAKDPWCASRLSHRWSHEMDLGEFSRKLQIKEQELATRSYFAPQAQVIKIGSLVVSVQRLREMFGFFNLRSSINKIELSADSSVKISGQGFGHGAGLCQWGTRDQVKAGRTYVQVLKHYYPRAKIERNQTYLSFVKSVEAVSN from the coding sequence ATGCACCATGTATTTCATCTTGTGTTTCTTCTGTGTGCTACCTTTTTGTCTTTGCAGAGTTTTGCTGCAGAGACTCCTGCATTGATACGTATTCGTGTCTTGGCGGATCTTTCGACTTTCCCTGAATTGCAGCAGGTTCAATTAAAAAAAATATCTCCTCGTATATGGAGCCTGAATGGTGACTCGTTGATGATAGACGGGAAGCCTCTTGCGACCAGTAACTTAATTCACCAAAAATCCAATGGAAAATTTGATGTGATTTCACTCGTTGAGTTTAACGAGTATTTAGCCGGAGTGGTCACGGGTGAAATGCCATCGTCATGGCCGCTAGAGGCGTTGAAAGCGCAGGCTGTCGTGGCGCGCTCTTACGCGCTATCGCGAATTGCGGAAAGACAAAATCAAATTTACCATCTTGACGGCGATCATCTAGATCAGGTTTATCGTCCGCAGTCTTCGAAAAAAGCCCGTGCCGCGGTGCTGGCTACAGATGGTGTCGTTCTTAAAAAACAAACGGGTGGTATTCTGAAAGCCTATTATCATGCGGATTGTGGTGGGCACACAGTAGATGCGTCTTCGGTTTGGGGAAGTGGTGAGTATAATTCAGGGACGGCGAAAGATCCTTGGTGTGCAAGTCGTCTTTCCCATCGCTGGAGTCATGAAATGGACTTGGGTGAGTTCTCTCGTAAATTGCAAATTAAGGAACAAGAGCTGGCAACTCGAAGTTATTTTGCGCCTCAGGCCCAAGTGATTAAGATTGGTTCGCTAGTTGTGTCAGTACAGCGATTACGAGAGATGTTTGGCTTTTTTAATTTGCGCAGTTCGATAAATAAAATCGAATTAAGTGCAGACTCATCCGTTAAAATCTCAGGGCAGGGTTTCGGTCACGGAGCGGGATTGTGTCAGTGGGGAACACGAGATCAAGTTAAAGCGGGAAGAACTTACGTACAGGTTCTAAAACACTACTATCCACGTGCAAAAATCGAAAGAAATCAGACCTATTTAAGCTTTGTAAAGAGTGTTGAAGCTGTCTCGAACTGA
- a CDS encoding AMP nucleosidase has product MKSKEEIVENWLPRYTGVPLNEFGEYILLTNFNNYVEMFAEQFNVPINGLDRPMRSATAENITIINFGIGSAMAALIMDLLSAIAPKAVLFLGKCGGLKRKNQLGDLILPLAAIRGDGTSNDYLPPEIPALPSFRMQRSVSSMIIKHNLDYWTGTVYTTNRRVWEHDENFKDYLVRTRAMAIDMETATLFTAGFANDIPRGALLLVSDNPMIPEGIKTEQSDKKVTEQFVNNHLSVGIDSLRELRDSGESVKHLRFE; this is encoded by the coding sequence ATGAAAAGCAAAGAAGAAATAGTAGAAAATTGGCTTCCCCGCTACACGGGTGTGCCTCTTAATGAGTTCGGTGAATACATCCTTTTAACTAACTTTAATAACTACGTCGAAATGTTCGCAGAACAATTTAACGTGCCTATTAATGGCTTAGATCGCCCCATGAGAAGTGCTACAGCGGAAAACATTACCATAATCAATTTTGGCATTGGTTCTGCCATGGCCGCATTGATTATGGATTTGTTATCAGCAATCGCACCCAAAGCTGTTTTGTTCTTGGGAAAATGCGGTGGTTTAAAACGCAAAAACCAACTGGGCGATTTAATTCTTCCTTTAGCCGCCATTCGCGGAGACGGAACTAGCAACGACTACTTGCCTCCTGAAATTCCAGCTCTGCCTTCATTCCGTATGCAGCGTTCAGTTTCATCTATGATTATTAAGCACAATCTAGATTACTGGACAGGCACGGTGTACACCACCAATCGCCGCGTGTGGGAACACGATGAAAACTTCAAAGACTATTTAGTGCGTACACGTGCGATGGCAATCGACATGGAAACAGCAACACTGTTTACAGCAGGTTTTGCGAATGACATTCCCCGTGGAGCTTTGTTACTTGTCAGCGACAATCCGATGATTCCGGAAGGGATTAAAACTGAGCAGTCAGATAAAAAAGTAACTGAACAGTTTGTAAATAATCACTTGTCTGTGGGAATTGATTCTTTACGCGAACTTCGCGACTCTGGGGAATCCGTCAAACACTTAAGATTTGAGTAG